Within Amycolatopsis sp. FDAARGOS 1241, the genomic segment GCAAGTACGTCTTCTCCGGCACCTTGCGGGACCCGCAGTGGACGAACACCGCGGTGCTCGGCGACGATGTCGTCGAAACGGTCGCCGCGCTCAAACGGGAGGCGGGTGGGGACTTGATCGTCTACGGCCACGGCCGGCTCGGGCGCACCCTGACCGGGGCCGGGCTGGTCGACGAGCTGACGATGACCGTCGTGCCGGTGATCGTCCCCGAAGGCGAGCCCTTCTCCTGCGAGGGCGACGCGGGGAGCTCGTGGGAGCTCATCAGCGCGGCGCCGGGCGCGGACCCCGGCCTGGTGTCCTTGCGCTACCGGCCGGCTCGAGGCTGACCGCGTTGGCCGAACTGTGGGATCAGCTGGCGGACTACCGGCCGGAGCTGGTGGCCCTGTGCTACCGCATGACGGGCTCCGTGCAGGAGGCCGAGGACCTGGCGCAGGAAACCTACCTGCGCGCCTGGCGAAGCCGTGACGCGTTCGAAGGCCGCTCCTCGGTGCGTACGTGGGTGTACCGGATCGCCATGAACGTGTGCCTCACCGCGCTGAAGGGCAGCGGACGCCGGGTGCTGCCGGCCGGTCTGGGCGTCCCCGGTCAGGACCCCGACGTTCCGCTGGCCGCGGCTGACGTCCTGTGGCTCGACCCGCTGCCCGAGGACCCCGCCCACGTCGCCGAACGGCGGTCGACGCTACGGCTCGCGCTGGTGGCCAGCCTGCAGTACCTGCCGCCGCGGCAGCGGGCCGCGTTCCTGCTGCGGGAAGTGCTGGCCCTGCCCGCCGACGAGATCGCCGAGGTGCTGGGCACCACCGTGCCCGCGGTGAAAAGCGCCCTCCAGCGCGCCCGGGCCCGGCTCGACGAAGTGACGCCGACACCCGACGCCTTCGTCGAGCCGGACTCGAGTGCGGCTCGCGCCATCCTGAACACCTACATCGCGGCCTTCGAGACCGCAGACGTTCCGGCGTTGACGCGGCTGTTGCGCGACGACGCGACCCTGGAGGTCGTCCCGTCGGGTCTTTCCCTTTCCGGCAAGGGCGCTTGTGTGCCCCACCTCGCGGCACACGTGCTCACCGCGCCCGGTCTCTACCGGATGTTCCCGACCGTCGCCAATGGACAACCCGCCGCGGCGGCCTACCACCGCGACCACCTCGACGCGCCGTTCCGGCCGTTCGGGCTGGCGGTGCTGGCCACCGACGCCACACACCTCGTGGCGATCACGACGTTCCTCGACCCGGCGCTGGTCGGCGCCGCCGGTTTTCCCGCCGACCCGGCGCACGCCGGTGGCAGCTTCAGGCGTTGAGCTGGGTCACCGCGGTCACGATCTGCGGGTTGTCGGACTGCATGCGCCCGCCGAACCCGGCGTTCTCGAGGGGGTAGAAGTTCATGAGGACGAGGGTCTCGTCAGTGTTGGCGAGGCCTTTGTACGCCGCGCGGATCGCGGAGTGGATCTTGCTCGACATGGTCCTGCGCGCGTCGACGCTGTGCAGTTGCGGTGCTTCGAGAAAGCACACGGGACGGATCGGCTCGGCTTGGGTGCGGCCGTCCTGGGCGACGTTTTCCGCGGGGTATTCGCGCAACCAGACGCGGACGTCCGGGATCCGGTACGCCTCGTCGATGGCGGCGGAGACGTCCCGCATCATCGTCTGCTTGGCCTCGGGCCGGATGCCCGCCGGCGCTTCGATGAAGAACTGCGGCATGGTGGTTCTCCTGTCGTGTTCGGTCGGGCTTGTGCCCTCAGTACGGGTGACGCGGCGACGGCGCGGACTCATCGGCCGGGCGACCGATGAGTCCGCGGCGCTCGGTGCGTCACACGGGGGTGACGGATGTGACGAGCCCGGCCGGCCCGAGGGCCGCGGTACCGGACGACGAGGTGGCGGCAGCGCTGGGAGGTGACCAGCGCGCGTACGCGGCACTGGTCGAACGCCATCGCGCCGAACTGCACCTGCACTGCTACCGGTTCACGGCGTCGACCCAGGACGCGGAGGACCTGGTCCAGGAGACGTTCTTGCGCGCGGGGGCCAAGCGGGCGAGCTTCCCGGGCCGCTCGACCTTCCACGCGTGGCTCTACGGGATCGCGACGAACGCGTGCCTCGACGTGCTCCGGCGCCGGCCGAGACGGGTGACGCCGCCGGAAGTCAGCGGCCCGGCTGATCCGAGCCCCGCCCGCCGACGGACCTCGCGTGGCTGGAGCCCTACCCGGACCGGCTCCTCGAGGACGTCGTGGCGTCCGGAGTCGATCCCGAGGCGATGCTGGTCCGGCGGGAGGCCCACTGAGCTGGCGTTCCTGGCGGCGATCCAGCACCTGCCCCAGCGGCAACGGGCCGTGCTCATCCTGCGGGACGTGGTCGGGTGGCCGGCCGCGGAAACGGCCGCCGCACTCGACGTGACGGTGGCGTCGGTGAACAGCGCGCTGCAACGCGCGCGGGAGACGCTCAGGAGGCGCTGGGTGCGAAACGACGCCGATCGCCGGGCGATCGCCCGGCTCGGCGAGGTCGAACAGGCAATGCTGGCGGGCATGGTCGACGCGTGGGAGCGCACCGACGTCGACGAGGTCGCCGCGCTGCTGGGCGCTCGGGCCCGGCTCGTCATGCCGCCCATGACGTCCTGGTACGACGGGCGGGAGTCGATCACGCAGTTCCTCGCCTCGCACGCCTTCACGCCGGGCATGACCGGCCACGTGCGCGCGATGGCGACCGCCGCGAACCGGCAACCCGCTCTGGGGATCTACCTCCGCGACGCGAACGCGCGGTTCCGGCCGTTCGCCCTGCTCGTCCTCACCGTCGAGCGTGAGGTGATCACGGAGCTGGCCCTGTTCCACCTGCCCCGGCTGTTCCCGCTGTGCGGGCTGCCCGTCGAGTGGTGACCGAGCGGGCCCGCAACCTCGGCGAACCGCTGCGGGGCGTACGATGAGCCTGATCGGGGGAGGGCTGGAGCGGTGGTGCTGAGATGGGGTTTTCCCGTGGTCGGTGTCACCGACCTCGATCTGCTGCCGCGT encodes:
- a CDS encoding dihydrofolate reductase family protein, which codes for MTRETPRRLVLSTLVSLNGVISEPLKWAGPYFGPGSAAASLAALRDCSAMLMGRRTYEIFSRQWPATPGEYAAQLNALRKYVFSGTLRDPQWTNTAVLGDDVVETVAALKREAGGDLIVYGHGRLGRTLTGAGLVDELTMTVVPVIVPEGEPFSCEGDAGSSWELISAAPGADPGLVSLRYRPARG
- a CDS encoding RNA polymerase subunit sigma-70, which encodes MTSPAGPRAAVPDDEVAAALGGDQRAYAALVERHRAELHLHCYRFTASTQDAEDLVQETFLRAGAKRASFPGRSTFHAWLYGIATNACLDVLRRRPRRVTPPEVSGPADPSPARRRTSRGWSPTRTGSSRTSWRPESIPRRCWSGGRPTELAFLAAIQHLPQRQRAVLILRDVVGWPAAETAAALDVTVASVNSALQRARETLRRRWVRNDADRRAIARLGEVEQAMLAGMVDAWERTDVDEVAALLGARARLVMPPMTSWYDGRESITQFLASHAFTPGMTGHVRAMATAANRQPALGIYLRDANARFRPFALLVLTVEREVITELALFHLPRLFPLCGLPVEW
- a CDS encoding RNA polymerase subunit sigma-70, which translates into the protein MAELWDQLADYRPELVALCYRMTGSVQEAEDLAQETYLRAWRSRDAFEGRSSVRTWVYRIAMNVCLTALKGSGRRVLPAGLGVPGQDPDVPLAAADVLWLDPLPEDPAHVAERRSTLRLALVASLQYLPPRQRAAFLLREVLALPADEIAEVLGTTVPAVKSALQRARARLDEVTPTPDAFVEPDSSAARAILNTYIAAFETADVPALTRLLRDDATLEVVPSGLSLSGKGACVPHLAAHVLTAPGLYRMFPTVANGQPAAAAYHRDHLDAPFRPFGLAVLATDATHLVAITTFLDPALVGAAGFPADPAHAGGSFRR